GGCAGCGCCACGATACCGATGACGCCGTAGCGCGGGTTGAACAGCATCTTCCAGTGGCGCGAGAAGCTTTGCAGCATCCCGCGGTGCCAGCGGTTGCGCTGCAGCAGGAGCGTCTTGAATCGCTCCGGCACCTCGGTCCAGCAGACCGGGTCGGGCACGAAGACGATGCGGTAGCGGGTCTTCTCGCGCTTCAGCCGCTCGTGCAGCTTCACCACCAGCTCCAGGTCCTCGGTGTCGGTGTGGGCGTCATAGCCCCCCACCGCGACCACTTCGTTCTTCTTGTACAGCCCGAAGGCACCGGAGATGATCAGCAGCGAGCGCAGGACGCTCCAGCCGATGCGGCCCGACAGAAACGCGCGCAGGTACTCCACCACCTGGAACACCGGCAGGATGCGCCGCGGCAGCCCGACGCGGACGACGCGGCCGTCGCGCACCTCGCAGCCGTTGACGATGCGCACGATCCCTCCCACCGCCACCATTTCCTCCGGATGCTCCATGAAGGGCTTGACCACCCGCAGCAGGGCGTTCTCCTCGATCACCGAGTCCGCGTCGACCGAGCAGAAGAGCGGATAGCGCGACAGATTGATGCCGGTGTTCAGCGCGTCGGATTTGCCCCCCTTCTGCTTGTCCACCACCGTCAGGCTCGGGACCGACAGCGAAGCGTAAATGCCGAGCACGCGCGACGTCGGCAGAGTGCGCCGGTAGATCCTGTCGGTCTTGCGCAGCTCGAACGCCTTGATGAGACGCTCCAGGGTGGCGTCGCTCGAGCCGTCGTTGACGACGATCACCTCGAACTCGGCGTAGTTCAGCTGCAGCAGCGAGCGCAGCGTGTCGACGATGCCGCGCTCCTCGTTGTGCGCCGGGACGATGATCGAGATCGGCCAGGTCATCTCCGATTTCAGGATCTGCTGGTAGTCGGAAAAGAAGGTCCGGCGCACGAAGCGCACCACCTCGAAAAGCGACACCAGGAACAGCAGGAGGTAGACGGTGTTCAGCGCCAGGAAGTAGAAGATGACGAACTCATTGAAGGTGATGACCGACCGCAGGAGCAGGTTATGCCAGTTGAAGGCCAGCACGGCAATCACGGCTTGGCCTCCCCCGTCTTGAGCATGCCGAGGAGCCGCTCGCGCACCTTTTCCTGGGCATGACGCGCCGCGGAGTCGGTCAGGGAGTCGATCCGCTCGGAAGCGACCATCTTGCGGATGAAGGCCATGGCCGCCTCCTGCTCCTTCGGATCGGCCGAGCCCAGCTTCTGCACGTACTGGTCGATGACACCGGCCCCTTCGAGG
This window of the Candidatus Polarisedimenticolia bacterium genome carries:
- a CDS encoding glycosyltransferase, yielding MIAVLAFNWHNLLLRSVITFNEFVIFYFLALNTVYLLLFLVSLFEVVRFVRRTFFSDYQQILKSEMTWPISIIVPAHNEERGIVDTLRSLLQLNYAEFEVIVVNDGSSDATLERLIKAFELRKTDRIYRRTLPTSRVLGIYASLSVPSLTVVDKQKGGKSDALNTGINLSRYPLFCSVDADSVIEENALLRVVKPFMEHPEEMVAVGGIVRIVNGCEVRDGRVVRVGLPRRILPVFQVVEYLRAFLSGRIGWSVLRSLLIISGAFGLYKKNEVVAVGGYDAHTDTEDLELVVKLHERLKREKTRYRIVFVPDPVCWTEVPERFKTLLLQRNRWHRGMLQSFSRHWKMLFNPRYGVIGIVALPYFLLFEMLGPFVEVLGYLSVIAAYFLGILNREFFVLFLMVAIFYGVFLSIAAVLLEEISFRRYPRWEDLARLAWYSIWENIGFRQLLSLFKVKAFFDFLGRRRRWGEMGHRGFHDEPTPGPPAVTRPAQG